In a genomic window of Gouania willdenowi chromosome 11, fGouWil2.1, whole genome shotgun sequence:
- the LOC114471936 gene encoding cathepsin S-like has protein sequence MFFRSLLVTVLCGYAVAVPSTVMDQHWELWKKMHSKYYSHQIEESGRRRIWEENLDIINVHNLETTLGLHTFELAMNHLGDMTAEEISGRLMGTVVPSDFERGHSSFIKNTSLPDSLDWRDAGLVTPVKMQGSCGSCWAFSAVGALEGQLKKATGTLTSLSPQNLVDCSTQYGNNGCNGGFMASAFQYVIQNEGIDSDAAYPYDGMRVSCRYNAKYRAANCTGYSFLPKGDEDALRIALATIGPISVAVDSSRPAFHFYRNGVYQDQTCTHNVNHGMLLVGYGTENGQDYWLVKNSWGLKYGDKGYIKMVRNQNLCGIALFACFPAM, from the exons atgttttttcgTAGCCTGCTGGTCACTGTCCTGTGTGGATATGCAGTGGCTGTTCCCAGTACAGTAATGGATCAGCACTGGGAGCTGTGGAAGAAGATGCACAGCAAATACTATTCTCACCAG ATTGAGGAGTCAGGCCGGAGAAGGATATGGGAGGAAAACTTGGACATCATTAACGTCCATAACCTGGAAACGACTCTGGGTTTGCACACCTTTGAGCTGGCAATGAACCACTTGGGAGACATG ACGGCTGAGGAGATCAGTGGACGTCTCATGGGTACAGTTGTCCCATCTGACTTTGAGAGAGGTCATTCAAGCTTCATCAAGAACACTTCTTTACCTGATTCCCTTGACTGGAGGGATGCAGGACTTGTCACTCCTGTTAAAATGCAG GGGTCTTGTGGCTCTTGTTGGGCTTTTAGTGCAGTAGGAGCTCTGGAGGGACAACTGAAGAAGGCAACTGGCACGTTGACATCCCTCAGCCCCCAAAATCTGGTGGACTGCTCAACACAATACGGCAACAACGGTTGTAACGGGGGTTTCATGGCAAGCGCCTTCCAGTATGTCATTCAAAACGAAGGCATCGACTCTGACGCAGCTTATCCGTACGATGGGATG CGTGTAAGCTGTCGCTACAACGCAAAGTATCGAGCTGCTAACTGCACGGGGTACTCCTTCCTGCCTAAAGGAGATGAGGATGCATTGAGGATTGCTCTAGCTACAATTGGACCGATTTCTGTGGCAGTTGACTCCTCAAGGCCAGCGTTCCACTTCTATCGTAACG GTGTATATCAGGACCAAACATGCACCCACAATGTCAACCACGGGATGTTGCTTGTCGGCTATGGCACAGAGAATGGTCAAGACTACTGGCTGGTTAAAAACAG ctgggGTTTGAAATATGGAGACAAAGGATACATAAAGATGGTCCGAAACCAGAACCTTTGTGGGATTGCACTCTTCGCTTGTTTTCCTGCTATGTGA